From the genome of Eucalyptus grandis isolate ANBG69807.140 chromosome 2, ASM1654582v1, whole genome shotgun sequence, one region includes:
- the LOC104434817 gene encoding F-box/LRR-repeat protein 17, with product MHRRLHQPHLPPSDSPSSAAAAPSPSSSSDDAKRGKKRGSYNCGRCGLPKKGHSCDSSSTAAAAAAASSTPVSASAAAASSTAASASALVRPSFSSSSSAARPPQPPPFLPRHPISHLRRALSFDDLDVRADEGEDFDEVEPDLDERDQDLVDGDADAGGLPVRCLWEVMRRLPPAELLAAAKVCKGWRDTSRRVWRAAEDLKLRVPARAQLCFVGSVLNKCPELVRLSLRMESDVDATMLACIAFSCPNLESMEISTSSNAVNRITGDELGRFVADKRCLTSLKMEGCSNLGGLVLSSSSLSTLWLADLYSLSKMVLNCPNLREISLEFSRNGNDCTDLIAMVDGLGRSCPWLQNIHIASLRLSHAVVLALTASDLRGLRMLSLVLGSEITDASVAAITSSFSDLELLDLSGSSISDSGIGMICNEFPETLSRLLLALCPNITSSGIQFATAQLPLLELMDCGMTICDANDESLISDEAINQGMEKRPKSNLHLIHQKLIIKHSKLKKLSLWGCSGLDALYLNCPELNDLNLNACKNLLPDRLLIQCPSLENVYASGCEELLIEVIQNQVNNDSIPVENHLPFKRLADGSKRIRVPHFLCQQQFDVDKKQRSRRRPCNVLVE from the exons atgcACCGCCGCCTCCACCAGCCCCACCTCCCGCCCTCCGACTCCccgtcctccgccgccgccgccccctcgccctcctcctcctccgacgaCGCCAAGCGCGGCAAGAAGCGGGGCAGCTACAACTGCGGCCGCTGCGGCCTCCCCAAGAAGGGCCACTCCTGCGACtcctcctccaccgccgccgccgccgcagccgcgtCGTCCACGCCGGTCAGCGCCTCTGCTGCGGCCGCCTCCTCTACGGCGGCGTCCGCGTCCGCCCTCGTCCGGCCCtcgttctcctcctcctcctccgccgcccggCCTCCCCAGCCGCCGCCCTTCCTCCCGCGGCACCCGATCTCCCACCTCCGCCGCGCGCTCTCCTTCGACGACCTCGACGTCCGCGCCGACGAGGGGGAGGACTTCGACGAGGTCGAGCCGGATCTCGACGAGCGGGATCAGGATTTGGTGGACGGGGATGCGGACGCCGGCGGGTTGCCTGTGAGGTGCTTGTGGGAGGTCATGAGGAGGCTGCCGCCGGCGGAGCTGCTCGCGGCTGCGAAGGTGTGCAAGGGGTGGCGGGACACCTCGAGGAGGGTGTGGAGGGCTGCCGAGGATCTGAAGCTCAGGGTTCCCGCGAGAGCTCAGCTCTGTTTCGTCGGATCGGTGTTGAACAAGTGCCCTGAGCTCGTTAGGCTGTCTCTGAGGATGGAAAG TGATGTAGATGCGACGATGCTGGCTTGCATTGCCTTCTCATGCCCTAATTTGGAGTCTATGGAGATCTCAACATCCTCTAATGCTGTCAACCGGATCACAGG AGATGAATTGGGTCGTTTTGTTGCTGACAAACGATGCCTAACCAGTCTAAAAATGGAAGGTTGCTCTAACCTTGGGGGTTTGGTTCTCAGCTCATCGAGTCTTTCTACGCTCTGGCTTGCTGATCTTTACTCCCTCTCAAAAATG GTTTTAAACTGCCCCAACTTAAGAGAAATCTCCTTGGAATTCTCTCGCAATGGAAATGATTGTACAGATTTGATTGCCATGGTTGATGGTCTGGGAAGGAGTTGTCCATGGTTACAAAATATTCACATTGCATCACTTCGGCTTTCCCATGCTGTCGTACTAGCTCTTACGGCTTCAGATTTAAG GGGTTTGCGGATGCTCTCACTTGTGCTTGGATCAGAAATCACTGATGCCTCGGTTGCTGCTATTACTTCAAGCTTTTCGGATTTAGAATTGCTTGATCTCAGTGG GTCAAGCATTAGTGACAGTGGCATTGGGATGATATGCAATGAGTTTCCTGAAACATTATCAAGACTCCTGCTTGCCCTTTGTCCTAACATCACTTCAA GTGGAATTCAGTTTGCCACAGCTCAGCTGCCTCTTCTTGAACTTATGGACTGTGGAATGACCATATGTGATGCTAATGACGAAAGCCTCATCTCTGATGAAGCCATCAACCAGGGGATGGAGAAAAGGCCCAAGAGCAATCTTCACCTCATACACCAGAAGCTTATTATTAAGCACAGCAAATTGAAAAAACTCAGCTTGTGGGGTTGTAGTGGCTTAGAT GCCCTGTATTTGAACTGCCCAGAGTTGAATGACCTGAATCTCAACGCCTGTAAAAATTTGCTCCCTG ATCGATTGTTAATTCAGTGCCCCAGTTTAGAGAATGTATATGCATCAGGTTGTGAAGAATTGTTAATAGAGGTTATTCAAAACCAG GTCAACAATGATTCTATTCCTGTGGAAAACCATTTGCCCTTTAAACGTCTGGCTGATGGTTCCAAGAGAATTCGGGTTCCTCATTTTCTGTGCCAACAG CAATTTGATGTGGATAAGAAGCAGAGGAGTAGGAGGCGGCCGTGTAATGTGCTTGTAGAATGA